The DNA region TGGGTGACGGGCTGTTTGCCGCCGCATGCGCTCAGCAACAACAAGGCAAACAAACTGCTAAGTATCCATCTTTTTTTCAACTTTTGCCTCCTTCTTATCTCATTCAACTAAAGAAAAAATCCTACGCCCATAACTAAAGTCGATAAAACCATCGTGAATATAATGATATAAACAATAGCCTTTGTATATTTTTGCGGTATCATCTTCAGTCCTCCGTCACATTATAGTCATACCTTTATTTTATCGATTTTTTGCTAGGAGGACAACGGGTCCTAAGCAGCAAACGGAATTTTGAGCGGTTTTCGGAATAGAATAAAGCAATTCAGTGAATTTACGGTGTGAGGAGTGAAGGAAAATGAAGAGGGACGGGCCAAAGAAGATCGCTCATATCGGAATTGCTGTCAGTAATTTGCGAGAGGCAGTCCATTTATATACAACTGTATTAGGGTTCACGTTGGAAGGATATGAAACAGTTGATAGTGAAAAGGTTCGAATCGCCTTTTTGAAAATTGGAGAAACGCGTCTGGAGTTGTTAGAGGCGACGAGTCCCGATAGTCCGATTGCTCGTTTTATTGAACGACGCGGGGAGGGAATTCATCATCTCGCTTTTCAAGTGGACAGTTTAAGCGAACGATTGCGCGCTTTACAGGAGCAAGGAATTAATTTGATTGACCCGACTCCAAAACAAGGAGCAGACGGGAATCAGATCGCTTTTTTACATCCGAGCTCCACGCGCGGGGTTTTAATTGAACTGTGTGAATCGTTTCAAATGAGATCCGAATTTGAAAATTAAATGTGGCATTTTTTTGGAGAAAGGCCTTCTAAAACGGTATAATAAATGGCGTACATATTTAGTTAGCAACGAGAAAGGGGTCTTACCTTGATTAATGAAGAAAGACTGCTCGCGGAATTTTTAGAACTGGTTCAAATCGATAGCGAAACGAAGTTTGAGCGGGAAATTTGCGATACGTTAAAGGAAAAGTTAATTGCTATAGGAATGAATGTAGTCGAGGACGATACGATGAAAGTGACCGGCCATGGGGCGGGCAACTTGCTTGCGACGTTACCAGGGAATACGGATGGACCGACCATTTATTTTACATGTCATATGGATACGGTTACGCCAGGAAGAGGAATCAAACCCAAGATCAAAGATGGGTATGTCACGTCCGATGGAATGACGATTCTGGGCAGTGATGATAAGGCTGGGGTCGCGGCATTGTTAGAGGGATTGCGAGTCTTACGTGAACAGCAAATCCCACATGCGACGATTCAAGCGTTGATCACAGCTGGAGAGGAATCGGGTTTAGTCGGGGCAAAGGCGTTTGATCCAAAGCAATTGCAGGCCGAGTACGGTTTTGCGTTGGACAGCAATGGAAAAGTAGGAGAGATTGTTGTCGCGGCGCCGACACAGGCGAAGATTAGGGCGGTTGTGCATGGGAAAGCGGCTCATGCCGGCGTCAATCCGCAAGATGGGATTAGCGCCATTCAAGTCGCTAGTCGCGCGATTATGCGCATGCCGTTAGGTCGGGTTGATGAGGACACGACGGCCAATATTGGTGTCATTCAAGGCGGAGAAGCGACCAATATTGTTTGCCCGCGGGTCGATATTGAAGCAGAGGCGCGAAGCATTGAACCCGACAAGATGAAGGTCCAGATCGACAAGATGAAGCAGGCATTCGCTGTCGCTGAGGAAGAATTCCAAACGAATATCGAAGTCGATGTGGAAGTAATGTATCCGGGATATCGTTACGGTGAAGAAGATGTCGTTACGCAAAAAGCGATGCAAGCGGTCCGAGCGGTTGGACGCGAACCGAAGTTGTTGGCGAGCGGCGGCGGTAGCGACGCCAATGTGATCGCGGGCTACGGGATCCCGACGGTGAACATGGCGATCGGTTATGAAGAAATTCATACGACCAGCGAAAGAATGCCGATTGAGGAATTAAATAAAGCGGCGGAACTTGTCGTTGCTTTAGCCCGCGCCGCCATTGAAAATTAGGAAGGAAAAGGAGCGTCTGGATAATCTATCAGGCGCTCCTTTTATTTACGGCTGTTCAGTGGGGTCCGCTTCATCGTCAAGCTTCTGGTAACGATGTAAAATATACGGTTCGATCAGCTCATAATCGCCATAGCCGAGATTTGCGTCCAAATAAGCGCGTGGGTCGACTAGGTTTGGTTCCATCTGTTGCTCGGGAATAGGTGGATCTTGTATTTGCTCCCCCTTACTTTGCTCATCCTCCAGGCCATAAATTTCGGCTATCGTCTGTTCCACATCGCCGCCGAGACTATTTACAATTTCAAATGCGGCGATCCAATTCTCATCCACCGTTTCCATGATCAATTCGTTTTGCTCGATACGGATGCGCTCAAAACCTTGCTCATGCAAAACGTGTTGGGCCACGCGGGCGTCTTCTGCGGAACGAAAGGTAGTATGAATTTGTTTGCTCATCTCATCATAACCTCCATATGAGAAACGTTTCTTTCAATGTTCCCTAAATCGAAGACGCTTATGAGAGGAGTGAGCTAAAGTTGCTTCAGACGAGAAAAGCGGCCGTCATTAAAATTGTGTATGACAGCGATGAAATTCAAGAATTGGAGATCATTAGCCACGGAAAAATGGAAAAGGCGATTAATTATCCGATCTTAACGGGGAAAGTCGCGATTGGCGACCAAGTGTTGTTAAACACGACCGCTGTCGAGTTGTCTCTGGGGACAGGGGGCTATCATTTTGTGCTGAAAGGACCGAATCCGCCAAGTGGTCCGATTTCGCGAGAAGGACACATTATGAAGCTGCGTTATACGCCGTTGCAACTGGCTGTCGGTTCTTGTGAGGAGGAAGGCAGCCCGTATCACGCTGTTTTTTTAGAAGAGGATTCGATTGAAGGCATGCCTGTGATCGTTGGCGGATTACATAGTATGACTCCTATTTTGGCGGGTTATTTTAAAAATGGCGATTGTGATCGTCGGGTGGCTTATATTATGACCGACAAAGGTTCACTTCCGCTTGCGTTGAGTCGGCATGCGCGGGCGCTCAAAGAGTTATGCTGGTTGGATGGAACGATTACGGTTGGGCATGCCTTTGGCGGGGATTTGGAATGTGTGAATATATATACCGCTTTACTTGCGGCTAAACATATTTTGCGGGCGGATGTGACGATTGTGGCAATGGGACCGGGCATCGTTGGCACATCAACACCGTTAGGTTTTACGGGGATGGAACAAGTCGAGGCGTTGCATGCGGCTCATTCTTTAGGGGGCGTTCCGATTTTGGTCCCGCGTGTCAGCGGGGCGGACAGTCGCGATCGCCATGATGGAATCAGTCAACATACGAAGGCGATCTTGCGTCACACGTTAGTTCCGATTCATGTCCCTCTATTAGCGGAGGTGGCGCAAACATGGCCGCTTGAAAGTCACGGGCATATGTTCCATTATAAAGAGGAGGAAAAGATTCGCGCGTTGGGCGATCTGTTAGCCCCCTACCCGCTGCATGTAACGACGATGGGCAGGGGGATGGAACAAGATCCGTTATTTTTCAAATCGGTCGCGGCCACCGCTGATTTTGCGGAAACGATTATTGATCATTCACGCGATGCCCCTTTTGCCGCAACAGATCTTGGATCGTTATGGCGCGCTTCGACCAACTCCTAAGCCTGGCTCGTATTTGCCACGCTTTCCCAACCATGCGAATCGATTGACGATCATAATAAATTTTCATGTGATCCCTCCCGGATACAAGCAACTGTTTTGGTAGAAGATATGTAAGGGACGTACAAGCTAGAACTGAAAAAGAGGAGAGATGAAGATGAGTGATTTGCGAGAAAAGACGATTCGCACGGAACAAATTTACGATGGGAAAATTATTCGTGTACAAGTTGATGATGTGGAGTTGCCAAATGGCAACCGAGCAAAACGGGAGATCGTGCGCCATTCGGGAGCGGTGGCGGTCATCGCGATTACATCGGAAGGACGAATGGTGTTTGTGCGACAGTTCCGCAAGCCATTAGATCAGACGATTTTGGAAATCCCGGCGGGTAGACTGGAAGCCGGCGAAGATCCGGCTGATTGCGCGAAACGTGAAATGATTGAAGAAACAGGATACCGAGCCGAGCAGATGAAGTTCGTGACAAAGTTTTACACATCGCCTGGTTTTGCAGATGAGCTCCTGTACATTTATGAAGGGGTTTCATTGACAAAAGGGGAGGCGCAACCGGATCAAGATGAGTTCGTTGAATTAGTCGAGTTGACCTTGGATGAAGCATTCGAACGGATTGAAGCGGGCGAGATCATTGACGCTAAAACGATTCTTGCTGTTTATCATTGGCAAAATCAGCAACTGAAACAGGGCTAACGGATATGAATGAATACTTTGCAGATTTTCATATTCACATCGGTCGCTCTTATCTTGGGAGAGCGGTTAAAATTACAGCATCGAATCAATTGACTTTTTCTAACATTATCGAAGAAGCTTCCGAGCGCAAAGGGTTGGACCTGATCGGTATCATCGACATGCATTCCCCTGAAGTGTTGGAGGAAGTAGACTTGCTCATCCGCGAAGGCGTGGTGCAAGAGCTTACCGAAGGCGGCCTGCGTTACAAGCAGACGACAGTCATTATGGGATGCGAAGTGGAAGTGCGTTTTGAGGCGTTCGGATGTAGCGCGCATTTTCTCGTGTATTGTCCAACGCTAACGGAGATGAAGGCTTTTTCTGCTTGGTTAGCGACCAAAGTGACTAATCCGCATCTCAGTACGCAACGACTATACGCGTCGATGGAAGAGTTGCAAGAACAAGTTCAATTGCGTCAAGCTGTGCTGATCCCCGCCCATATTTTTACCCCGTTCAAAAGTGTTTACGGTAATTGCAGCGATTCGATACAAAAGCTGTTAGATTTAAGTCAAGTGCCCGCTGTTGAACTTGGCTTGAGCTCGGATACGGAAATGGCGGATCGCCTTTCTGAACTAACGGATCAATCGTTTGTGACGAATTCAGATGCGCACTCGTTAGCAAAAATCGGACGTGAATATCAGAAGATGAGAATGAAGGCGTGTAATTTTAAGGAATGGAAAATGGCTTTATGGCGACAAGAGGGTAGACAGATCGTCGCTAACTACGGTTTGCAGCCCAAACTAGGCAAATACCATTTGACTCGGTGCGCCGCTTGTTCAGAGCTCGTTTCTGAAACAGCGGGCGAACGGTGTCCTGATTGTGGTCACCCGCAGCTCATTCAAGGGGTGTTCAATCGTTTGCAAGTGATCGCCGATCGCCCCGCGCCGTTGCATCCTGCGCACCGTCCCCCTTACATTCATCAAGTGCCGCTTGAATTTATCCCCAAATTGGGACCGAAGACGATGGAACGTTTATTGGGTCAGTTTCAAACGGAAATGAATGTGCTCCATGAGGCGACGGAACAACAGTTAGCGGATGTGGTTGGAGCGGCTCTGGCCGCTGCGATTATCAAAAATAGGCAAGGTCAAATGCGAATTGCGTCTGGCGGCGGCGGTCGCTACGGAAAAGTACTCGAATAGTGGACATAAAGGTTCGACCTCAGGCATAAGATGTCATATACCATGCCTGAGGAGGGAAAGAGTTGCGGCGGATACCGTTTGGACAATCATTGCAGCATCATTTGAAGGAAAATCTATCGCTCTATTTATTTATTATCGTTCTATTTACGATGGGGGTAAGTTTTGGGGCCATACTTGTCAACTCTCTCGCCACGAATCAGAAGCAAGATTTAATGGGGTACTTAACGCAATTTTTTAGCGAATTGCATTCGGGTTTGAAAGTCAATCCAACAGCCGCTTTTCAGCAGTCGCTTGGCGACCATTTAAAATATATCGGGTTGATTTGGATGCTCGGGTTGTCAATTATTGGCTTGCCGATCATTTTAATTATGGTTTTCTTAAAAGGGCTTGTCGTTGGATTTACCGTTGGATTCTTGGCCCATCAATGGCATTGGAGCGGATTAATGATGGCTGGTTTGTCAGTTCTTCCACAGAACTTGCTTGTCATTCCCGTCATTATCATTATGGGCACAGCAGGTGTCTCCTTTTCGTTGCGTTTGATTCGATCTCGTTTTATGCGTCGGGGTGAACACATCTACCCCTTTTTCTTGCGCTATACGTTGTTGGTTGTTCTGTTAGGGTTCATCTTAAGCGTCGCTTCATTATTTGAAACGTTTGTTTCCCCGTTGCTGATGAAGCAAATCGGTCTCGGCTAACCCGACGGAGGAATCGCTTTTTCATTTGACTTCTTTTGCTAGCCTCTTCTATAATATATGGAGTGAGATGGAGTACCATGGTCCCTATTCGGGCGAAATGGTAGGTTAAGGCACGGGGGAGGAATATTCGTGAAAGAAAGACTTGAGCGGATCAAGGAACAACTGCACACATCAGGATATAAACTAACACCCCAACGAGAGGCAACCGTACATGTTTTATTAGAAAACGAAGAGGATCATTTAAGCGCGGAAGATGTCTACTTATTGGTGAAAGTGAAATCGCCTGAGATCGGACTAGCTACTGTTTATCGCACGTTAGAATTGTTAAGTGAATTAAAGGTTATTCATAAAATCAACTTTGGTGACGGTGTGGCTCGCTTTGAATTTCGGGCGGAAAATGCGGAACATCACCACCACCATTTAATATGTATTCAATGCGGAACGGTGGATGAGATCGAGGAGGATCTGTTGGAAGAAGTCGAGCAGGTCGTTGAGCAAGATTTTAATTTTAAGATTGTCGATCATCGCCTGACCTTTCACGGCACATGTCACCGATGTCAATCATAAAACGAACGATAATGAACGAACAACATAAAGAAATCATCGTCTTCATAAAGAGGAGCGGATGATTTCTTTTTTTTTGCGGTTAAGACCTCGTATAATTTGCCGATGATAGGAATAACATGGAATGAACCGACCTTGTCCAGTGTGATCTATTGGTCGATATCGAAGTTGCGTAAGATCGTGTTGGAACGGCGCGCCGTTTGTTCCGAGGCGTTTCGATAAATTGTTCGAGGGGTGGGGCATGGGTATGTTTATATCGTTTCAACGGTTGTTAGAAGCGATCAAATTGATCGTCCTCTTTTTCATCACGACTTTTATTTTTTTTAGTATCATTTCATTCTTTTCTGATGTGATCAAACCAAGCAATCCATACCGCAAGCCGGAACGGGGGGCAGTTAAGGTAATGAAGGTTGAGTGGCAGGGCTATGCGGCGGCGAATATGAGCGCGGTCGATCGGCTCAAGTTTTTCTATTGGTTCGGAGAATAATTCATCCTTTTGTGAAGGAAAAACGCAAGCGAGGTGGAATACAGATAGGAGCAGCGCGTTACACGATTTCTAGAAAGTTGGTAGAAGGAGACATCCATATGGAAGCGTGGCTCAATCGATTTATGACGTATTTGAAGCTGGAAAAAAAGCTTGCCAAAAACTCCATCGATTCTTATCGACGGGATTTACATACGTATCTCCATTTCCTGAGGGCGAGGCGCGCTGATAGTTGGAAAGCAGTCACCGCGGAAGATGTGAACGCCTTTCTATTTGTTTTGCGAGAAAAAGGACGGGCTCCCGCTACCATTTCCCGTCAGCTGGTCTCTGTTCGTTCTTTTCATTCGTATTTGCTTGAACAACGGGTCGTATACGAGGATCCGACGTTGGGCGCGGAAGCCCCAAAGGTGGAAAAAAGGTTGCCGAAAGTGTTAAGCGTGTCCGAGGTGGAGCGATTGCTGGCTGCTCCAGCTGTCGATCATGCGGCGGGACTACGTGATCGGGCGATGTTAGAGTTGCTGTACGCGTCAGGCATTAAAGTTTCAGAAATGTTGGGGGTCGATGTGGCTGACGTCAACCTATCGTCAGGTTTCTTGAAGTGTATGAATAGGCAAGGGGAGCGAATGATCCCGCTTGGAACCCGAGCCATTGAGGCGATCACTCTTTATTTAGAAAGCGCTCGCCGTGAAATGTTGAAGCAGCAGCGGGATGCCGCGCTTTTTTTAAATCATCACGGTCGGCGTTTGTCGAGACAAGGCTTTTGGAAATTGATGAAAAAATATACAGAACAGGAACAGATGAGCGCGGATATAACCCCTCATACGTTACGGCACTCCTTTGCAATGCATTTGTTGGAAAATGGGGCGGATTTGCGTTCGATTCAAAAAAAGTTAGGGCATGTCGATATTTCAACGACGCAAATCTACGCGAATGCGACTTCTCAAAAGTGAAAAGAAGGTTATGTGATCGCATCGGCGGCTTAAGTCGGTGATTATAGCAGGTTCGCGTAAAGCGCTAAAAATTCCTATTCTGGAGAAGATAGATACAAATGAAATCTAGGGAGGAAAAGGATGAGGTTTAAAAGGGTGTTTTTAGTTGTGCTAGATAGCGTAGGAATTGGCGAATTGCCTGATGCGGACCGATTTGGCGATCGCGGGGCCCATACGCTTGGACATATCGCGGAAGAAATGGGCGGATTGGCGGTCCCTCATTTGGAACGACTTGGGCTGGGGCATATTGAGAGCGTGCTCGGCGTCAGCGCCGAGCATCCAGCCGCGGCGCATTTTGGGAAAATGGCAGAAGTGTCTGCGGGCAAAGATACGAGCACTGGGCATTGGGAAATGATGGGTTTAAAAGTGGAGACCCCGTTTCAGACGTATCCGCAAGGTTTCTCGCAACCGTTAATCGATGCCTTCAAAGCGAAAATTGGTCGCGGCGTGTTAGGCAATAAAGTGGCCTCTGGAACGGAAATTATTGAGGAATTAGGCGAAGAGCATATGCGAACAGGTGATGTGATCGTTTATACATCAGCGGATTCGGTGTTTCAGATTGCCGCTCATGAAGAGGTCGTTCCAATCGATGAATTGTATGCCATTTGCGAAGCGGCGCGCGAACTGACGTTAGAGCAAAGCGATTATCCCGTTTTACGCGTGATCGCTCGACCGTTTATTGGCTCATCGCCAGGTCAATTTGAACGAACGGCGAATCGACGCGATTATTCGGTTAAACCGCCAGGTCCGACGGTGATGAATGGATTAGTGGATGCTCGCTTGGAGTCGATTGCGATTGGAAAAATCGCTGATATATTCGCGGGTGAAGGGGTCAGCGATTCGATTAAAACGAAAGACAACATGGATGGGGTCGATCAATTGTTAGGCGTGATGGACCGTTCGTTTGAGGGGCTAGGCTTTATTAATCTCGTTGATTTTGACGCGAAATATGGACATCGTCGTAACCCGCTCGGCTATGGACAAGCTTTACAACAATTTGACCAACGACTACCTGAGATAATCGGGAAACTACGGGCTGATGACTTGTTAATCATCACGGCGGATCACGGCAACGATCCAACACACCATGGGACAGATCATACGAGAGAATATGTTCCGCTGCTTGTCTATTATCCCGGCTTAGCGCAAGGGATGAATCTTGGCGTTCGCGAGACGTTTGCTGATGTGGGGGCAACGATCGCGGACAATTTTCAGCTGCAGCCGCCGAAGTGGGGGCGCAGTTTTTTAGCGGAGATTTAGGAGGAGAACGATATGCAAACATTTGAGCGAATTGAAGAAAGCGCAAAATATATCCAAAGTAAGGTAAGCGTAAAGCCAGAACTAGGTTTAATCCTTGGATCAGGCCTTGGTGCCCTGGCGGATGAAATTGAACAACCGACCAAAATTGCTTACGAACAAATTCCTCATTTTCCCGTTTCAACGGTAGAGGGACATCAAGGTCAATTGGTGATTGGCCGCTTAAAAGGGAAAAACGTGGTGGCGATGCAAGGTCGCTTTCATTATTATGAAGGCTATTCTTTGCAGGAAGTAACGTTTCCGATTCGCGTAATGGCCGCTTTGGGCGTACAAACACTGTTCGTTACGAACGCATCTGGCGGAATTAATACGGATTTCGAACCCGGCGATCTGATGGTGATTAACGATCATCTCAATATGACGGGGAGTAATCCGCTGATTGGACCTAATGATGAGCGATTTGGGGCTCGTTTTCCAGATATGTCGGAAGCGTATACAAAAGAATTGGCCGACTTGGCCCATTCCGTGGCGAGCGCCCAAGGGGTTCAGCTGCGTGACGGAGTTTATGCGGGATTAAGTGGTCCAAGCTATGAAACGCCAGCGGAAATTCGGATGCTCCGAACGCTCGGCGCGGCAGCGGTCGGTATGTCGACTGTGCCTGAAGTAATTGTCGCCAGTCAGCAAGGGATGCGGACACTAGGCATTTCTTGCATAAGCAATATGGCCGCGGGGATCCTGCCGCAACCATTGACCCACCAGGAAGTAGTGGAGACAGCGGAGAAAGTAAGAGAGAAATTTAGCAAGTTGATGTTAGGGATCATCGAAAAAATGTAAACAGGTGAAGCCCGACGCAGCGCGCCCAAGCGTAAAAAAGCAGTTGGAGAAAGGCGAGAATGCCCTTCCTTCAACTGCTTTTTTGGTTGCTGGAATTTCAATGGCGGCGGTCTTATGAAGAGCGCTCATATGCCAACTCCTCACGTTTCGCGTCATCATTACCTCGATGAGGATGCCTCACCTCCCGAGATCTCGCCTAAAGTGTCTTCATTCGTTCAATGATGACCGCTTTCCGAGCGTCTCCTCGTTCGATGCGTTTTTATTATCCAACTAAAGTCTAAGCCCTAACAAACAAGTCATTACAAACCAAAACAAGGTGATAACCTTAGTAACTTCGCCCTGAACCAACCGCTTCGTTTTTCTACAAAAGTTCTACTATTCTGTCAAGTTATAATCATGCAGTTGTGTACAAAGTTTGAAGCTAACTGTCTTAGATAGGGGTGGAATGTGACTAAGTAGTGTCGTATTAATATTCAAAAATAACATCTATTTATAATGAAACAGTAAATTCCACAAAAGTTTGTTTCGAAATACG from Ammoniphilus oxalaticus includes:
- the mciZ gene encoding Z-ring formation inhibitor MciZ — translated: MYTNNFPIVNLFRANRLFSQITHLHLSSFSVLACTSLTYLLPKQLLVSGRDHMKIYYDRQSIRMVGKAWQIRARLRSWSKRAITIQDLLRQKGHRVNDQ
- a CDS encoding DUF3866 family protein, translated to MLQTRKAAVIKIVYDSDEIQELEIISHGKMEKAINYPILTGKVAIGDQVLLNTTAVELSLGTGGYHFVLKGPNPPSGPISREGHIMKLRYTPLQLAVGSCEEEGSPYHAVFLEEDSIEGMPVIVGGLHSMTPILAGYFKNGDCDRRVAYIMTDKGSLPLALSRHARALKELCWLDGTITVGHAFGGDLECVNIYTALLAAKHILRADVTIVAMGPGIVGTSTPLGFTGMEQVEALHAAHSLGGVPILVPRVSGADSRDRHDGISQHTKAILRHTLVPIHVPLLAEVAQTWPLESHGHMFHYKEEEKIRALGDLLAPYPLHVTTMGRGMEQDPLFFKSVAATADFAETIIDHSRDAPFAATDLGSLWRASTNS
- a CDS encoding endonuclease Q family protein; this encodes MNEYFADFHIHIGRSYLGRAVKITASNQLTFSNIIEEASERKGLDLIGIIDMHSPEVLEEVDLLIREGVVQELTEGGLRYKQTTVIMGCEVEVRFEAFGCSAHFLVYCPTLTEMKAFSAWLATKVTNPHLSTQRLYASMEELQEQVQLRQAVLIPAHIFTPFKSVYGNCSDSIQKLLDLSQVPAVELGLSSDTEMADRLSELTDQSFVTNSDAHSLAKIGREYQKMRMKACNFKEWKMALWRQEGRQIVANYGLQPKLGKYHLTRCAACSELVSETAGERCPDCGHPQLIQGVFNRLQVIADRPAPLHPAHRPPYIHQVPLEFIPKLGPKTMERLLGQFQTEMNVLHEATEQQLADVVGAALAAAIIKNRQGQMRIASGGGGRYGKVLE
- a CDS encoding purine-nucleoside phosphorylase — encoded protein: MQTFERIEESAKYIQSKVSVKPELGLILGSGLGALADEIEQPTKIAYEQIPHFPVSTVEGHQGQLVIGRLKGKNVVAMQGRFHYYEGYSLQEVTFPIRVMAALGVQTLFVTNASGGINTDFEPGDLMVINDHLNMTGSNPLIGPNDERFGARFPDMSEAYTKELADLAHSVASAQGVQLRDGVYAGLSGPSYETPAEIRMLRTLGAAAVGMSTVPEVIVASQQGMRTLGISCISNMAAGILPQPLTHQEVVETAEKVREKFSKLMLGIIEKM
- the xerD gene encoding site-specific tyrosine recombinase XerD translates to MEAWLNRFMTYLKLEKKLAKNSIDSYRRDLHTYLHFLRARRADSWKAVTAEDVNAFLFVLREKGRAPATISRQLVSVRSFHSYLLEQRVVYEDPTLGAEAPKVEKRLPKVLSVSEVERLLAAPAVDHAAGLRDRAMLELLYASGIKVSEMLGVDVADVNLSSGFLKCMNRQGERMIPLGTRAIEAITLYLESARREMLKQQRDAALFLNHHGRRLSRQGFWKLMKKYTEQEQMSADITPHTLRHSFAMHLLENGADLRSIQKKLGHVDISTTQIYANATSQK
- a CDS encoding NUDIX domain-containing protein gives rise to the protein MSDLREKTIRTEQIYDGKIIRVQVDDVELPNGNRAKREIVRHSGAVAVIAITSEGRMVFVRQFRKPLDQTILEIPAGRLEAGEDPADCAKREMIEETGYRAEQMKFVTKFYTSPGFADELLYIYEGVSLTKGEAQPDQDEFVELVELTLDEAFERIEAGEIIDAKTILAVYHWQNQQLKQG
- the deoB gene encoding phosphopentomutase; the protein is MRFKRVFLVVLDSVGIGELPDADRFGDRGAHTLGHIAEEMGGLAVPHLERLGLGHIESVLGVSAEHPAAAHFGKMAEVSAGKDTSTGHWEMMGLKVETPFQTYPQGFSQPLIDAFKAKIGRGVLGNKVASGTEIIEELGEEHMRTGDVIVYTSADSVFQIAAHEEVVPIDELYAICEAARELTLEQSDYPVLRVIARPFIGSSPGQFERTANRRDYSVKPPGPTVMNGLVDARLESIAIGKIADIFAGEGVSDSIKTKDNMDGVDQLLGVMDRSFEGLGFINLVDFDAKYGHRRNPLGYGQALQQFDQRLPEIIGKLRADDLLIITADHGNDPTHHGTDHTREYVPLLVYYPGLAQGMNLGVRETFADVGATIADNFQLQPPKWGRSFLAEI
- the spoIIM gene encoding stage II sporulation protein M, translating into MRRIPFGQSLQHHLKENLSLYLFIIVLFTMGVSFGAILVNSLATNQKQDLMGYLTQFFSELHSGLKVNPTAAFQQSLGDHLKYIGLIWMLGLSIIGLPIILIMVFLKGLVVGFTVGFLAHQWHWSGLMMAGLSVLPQNLLVIPVIIIMGTAGVSFSLRLIRSRFMRRGEHIYPFFLRYTLLVVLLGFILSVASLFETFVSPLLMKQIGLG
- the mce gene encoding methylmalonyl-CoA epimerase — its product is MKRDGPKKIAHIGIAVSNLREAVHLYTTVLGFTLEGYETVDSEKVRIAFLKIGETRLELLEATSPDSPIARFIERRGEGIHHLAFQVDSLSERLRALQEQGINLIDPTPKQGADGNQIAFLHPSSTRGVLIELCESFQMRSEFEN
- a CDS encoding Fur family transcriptional regulator, producing the protein MKERLERIKEQLHTSGYKLTPQREATVHVLLENEEDHLSAEDVYLLVKVKSPEIGLATVYRTLELLSELKVIHKINFGDGVARFEFRAENAEHHHHHLICIQCGTVDEIEEDLLEEVEQVVEQDFNFKIVDHRLTFHGTCHRCQS
- a CDS encoding M20/M25/M40 family metallo-hydrolase; this encodes MNEERLLAEFLELVQIDSETKFEREICDTLKEKLIAIGMNVVEDDTMKVTGHGAGNLLATLPGNTDGPTIYFTCHMDTVTPGRGIKPKIKDGYVTSDGMTILGSDDKAGVAALLEGLRVLREQQIPHATIQALITAGEESGLVGAKAFDPKQLQAEYGFALDSNGKVGEIVVAAPTQAKIRAVVHGKAAHAGVNPQDGISAIQVASRAIMRMPLGRVDEDTTANIGVIQGGEATNIVCPRVDIEAEARSIEPDKMKVQIDKMKQAFAVAEEEFQTNIEVDVEVMYPGYRYGEEDVVTQKAMQAVRAVGREPKLLASGGGSDANVIAGYGIPTVNMAIGYEEIHTTSERMPIEELNKAAELVVALARAAIEN
- a CDS encoding DUF4227 family protein, whose product is MGMFISFQRLLEAIKLIVLFFITTFIFFSIISFFSDVIKPSNPYRKPERGAVKVMKVEWQGYAAANMSAVDRLKFFYWFGE
- the prli42 gene encoding stressosome-associated protein Prli42, whose product is MIPQKYTKAIVYIIIFTMVLSTLVMGVGFFL